The uncultured Paludibaculum sp. sequence GTGGAGGAGGAATCGACGCGGACGGTGATGGCGGGCCTGCGGCATGTGATTGAGTCGAAGGGTCTGTTCTGTGCGTTGTACAGCGACCGGGGCAGCCACTTTTTCGTGACGCCGAAAGCGGGCGGGAAGGTTGATAAGGGCCGTCTGACGCAGGTTGGGCGAGCGATGAAGGAGTTGGGCGTGCAGATGATCGCGGCCTACTCGCCACAAGCGCGAGGCCGGTCAGAGCGGAGCTTCGGGACCTGGCAGGGCCGACTGCCACAGGAGTTGCGGCTGGCGGGGATCACCACCGCGGAAAGGGCCAATGAGTTCTTGGCCGAACGTTACATTGGCGAGTTCAACGAGAAGTTCACGGTTGAGGCGAAGGAGACAGGGACGGCGTTTCGGAAGACGACGCGCGCCGATCTGAACTGGGTGTTCACGGTGCAGACTGAGCGCGTGGTAGATCGGGATAACACGGTGGCGATCGGCGACCAGAGCTGGCAACTGGAGAAGAGCCGTTTCCGCCACTCCCTGGCGAAGAGCACAGTGACCATTCACGAGCACCTGGATGGAACGGTGTCGATCCGATTTGGACCGCATGTGGTAGGCCGCTACACAGCCGAGGGCGCACGATTGCGGGACACTCGACAATCACGAAAGGAAGACTGTGGAAAAGGCGGGCCCGAGGAAGCCGAGGAAAACCGCGAGGCGGTTTCCCACGGCTCCCACCGTCCCTTGGAAATCCCGCCGAGCCGGGATTCCCACTTTCCCACCGCCCCGACGACGACGAGAAAGGTACGTCCGAAGACCCGGAAGCCGCCTTCGGCGAGCAGAAAAGGATCATCGGGTGCGGTCAACTGATGCGGACAGATCGTGTGTGAATAAAAGCGGACAGATTGACTTACTACCGACAGAGAAATGTTCAAGAAAAGTATTAAGTCATTTGCCCACGGGAGTGGATCTGCGAGCGAACCGGCGACCGCCCCCAAGTTGGGACATTTATTAGCGTGTGCAGCGTAGCGGCGACTCCTGGACGCTGTCCCGGGCAACCTGACTGCAGTATTGATCCCGAGCGTCACCTAGATTTGCGCCCCCGATACACAATCTCTCGCAACATCACGCCGTGCCATTCGTATTGACATCGAACACCTCCGCAGGAACCGTCTTGGAACCCAGCCATCCCCAACGACGCCCGCTTCGCCGCTGCCTCTTACCCTCACACCCTCTCTGCAGTCATCTTTCCCCGACCGCCGCCTCCCGCTGTGCGCCGCCAGCCGGTGCTAAATTAGTCACTACGTTCAATGGCCGAGGACCCATCGATCGAAATCACAAGCCTGCTGAAGGCCATCCGCGACGGCCAACCCACGGCGGCCGACCGCCTCTACGCCCAGGTCTACGTGCAGTTGCGCCAGATGGCCCGCCGCCACATGCGCGGCGAACGCAGAGATCACTCCCTCCAGCCCAGTGACCTAATCCACGAGGCCTTCCTCCGCCTCGTCCAGGACTGCGAGCGCGACCTCAACGGCCGGCGCCACTTCTTTGCCCTCGCCTCGACCATCATGCGCCGCATCCTCGTCGACCATGCCCGCGCCAAACGCGCCGCCCGCCGCGACTTCAACGCCGCCATCGCCGGCGCCCTCGACCACAACACCCCCGACCAGACGATCCAGATCGACCAGGCCCTCGAACGCCTCGCCAGAATCAACGACCGCCAGGCCCGCGTCGTCGAAATGCGCTTCTTCGGCGGCCTCACCGAGGACGAAATCGCCGAAGTCCTCGGCATCACCACTCGCACCGTAAAGCGCGACTGGTTCATGGCCCGAGCCTGGCTCTTCGGCGAACTCGGCGGCCAACCACCCAACAACACCTGAACCCCGACCACGGGCAGAGGCGCGCAAGATGACCTCGTTAGCAGGACAACGGCCCGTTTCCGAACCTGGTTAACTCGTCCCGCCTGCATCCTCGGGGCATTCCGTTTTCGCTTGAGACGCTTTTGTTCCGCAGCATTCGCAGCCCGCTTGTGGCGTCTGCGGTACTCCCGGAAGCCCACCTTCCGGATCGATGCCGTTGGCATTCGCCAGGTAGCTACATGTGAATTCCGTATCCCAATGCGGGTACACCTTGTTGGTGAGCAGCACTTTCTTAACCTGGAGCCGTTGGTTCAGTCGTTCGGAAGTGCAGTGGCACGCGATCGCACCGTAAGTTTCGACGAGCGCGTCGTCGGCCCCATCTTTGCACGTGATAACCTTGACGTCTCTTCCCGACCGGCCGCATTGCGGGCCGAAGAATTCGCCATTGGAAGACTTCGCTATCGCTTGGGCGACCATCTGACATGCGTTTTTGTCACCGACGAAAAGGTGTGTTAGCTCTTCGCAGCGTGCAGAACGATCGTCCGGAACGGGGCGAGGCTCCTTCTTCTTCCGCGCCAAGAGGGCATACCCACGTTCCTTCAACGATTCCTCATCATCTTTGAGAACTTTCGCATCCACAATATCGGTCATCAAGGCGCCAACAGTCCCGTCGGACGCTGCGGGCGAAGCAGGGGAGTTGCTCACTTGCTCTGTCCTTTCATTTATGATTACTGCCTCTTACTTTCACTAAGCGGACTCCAGCAGAAAAACGGGACATCCCGAGGCCAACACCTTGTCATTTTTCCTTTGATCCGTCGCTCACGAGCCGAGCACCACAACGAACCCCCATCCAGTCCGGCGTCGTCCGCCGTTGACTCTCTGCTACTCTTGACGGGTGGAAAACCCACGCCCGCCGTCCCACAGCCGCCGGACGATTCTTCTCCCCAACGGCCAGCCCATCTCCATCGCTGAGGACGGCGCCTACTTCGACGACGCCGCGACGCCACTCCCGCCAGCAGAACAACCAAACCCCTTTGCCGCCTACCAGGAACTCGCCGGCGCACGCCTCGCCCCCGCCGGCATCGAACTGATCCCCATCGCAGCCGCCACCGACTTTCTGGAGTTGGTCCTGGGCCAACAGCACGTGACATGCGCCGCCGGAGCAGGCCTCCGCGTCGTGGTCACCGACGACTACCTGCGCCCCGAGGTCGCCGCCTCCGTCGCCGCCCATCCACGCTGCCTGCTGGCGAAACCGGTCGGCAAGACCCTCTGGCTCGGCCCGTTCTTTCACGAGTCCTCGCACGTCTGCTACGCCTGCCTCCACTGGTGGCTCACCCTCAATCGCTACCCCCAGAACTCCACGTTGTTGGCAAACGCACCGTATGCGCCCGACCACTCGGTGGCCCAAACTCCCTCCACAGAAGTGATGGCCGCCGGCTGGATCGCCACGTCCGCAACCCTGCTGGCGGCCGGTTTGACCATCCCCGATCTCACCGACGGCATACTCCACTTCGACACCGTCACCCAGCGAATCACCCGCAGCGCCGTCGTCCCCAACGGCTCCTGTCCCCACTGCGCACCGCACACCTCACCCGCGCCGCTCGCCTCCCTCGAAGGCCGCTACACCGGCATCGTCCGCCAACAGGCGTCGGGAAGCCTCCTCGGCGCCCACGTCGCCATTGGCCGTTGCCTCCTCTCCTATCCCCGTCACCCGCACATCGGCGTCATCGAGCCGCAACAGGTCGGAGGAAAGGGGACGACACCCGAAGAGGCCCGCAACTCTCTGGTCGGAGAAGCCCTGGAGCGCTACTCGCTCGTCTACCAGGGCACCGAGCCCCTCGTGAGAGCCGCCGGATGCGACATCGACGCCATCCCTCTCAACCACCTGCTCTGTTGCGCCAGCGACCAAACCACCGGCCTGCCCGAGGCGGACGACGAACGTCCCGGCCTCTACGACGAACATGTGCCCAGGCTGTGGGCCGAGGTTCGGCCGCTCGCCGGCGGACCAACCCTCTATGCGCCGGCCGACTACTGCTATTTCTGGCCGCTCACCCTCGGAGACGGGCCCGTCTGCATCGCGGACTCCAACGGCTGCGCCTGTGGACCCGACCAGGCGTCCGCCCTCCTATCGGGGCTGCTCGAATTGATCGAACGCGACGCCGTCGCCATCTGGTGGTACAACCGCATCCCACGGCCTGCGCTCCAGGTCGAATCGGTCTCGGACCCGCACCTCCGTCGCATGGTCGCCCAGGCCCGCCGTGAGGGTTGGAGCGCCTCCATCCTCGACATCACCACGGAGTTTGGCGTCTCCGTATACGTCGCCTCCCTACGGCATCAACAGGACGGACGCGTCGCCCTGGGCTCCGCCGCCGACCCGGATCCGGCAGTCGCCGCGGCGAAAGCCCTGGCCGAGGCGGCCTTGGTCGAATTCTGGGCGATGCGGCCCGGCCCAACGTCGTCATTGAGCCGTTGGCTCGCCTCGATCACTCCGGAACGCTACCCGCAAGCGGTGCCGAACGGCGAGATCCCCTTGCCACCCCCTCCTCCGGACCAGTCCACCGCCGGTCATCTCGACCGTTGCCTGCGGCGCCTGCAGAGCGCCGGCATCGCGGCGTATTACCTCGACCTGACGCGGCCCGAGACGTCATGGCCCGTCGTGCGCGTCCTCGCGCCGGGCTTGCGGCCCCTCGCGCCCCACTTCGGACCCGGCCGCCTGTTCGATGCCCCAGTCCGGCTCGGCTGGCGCGAACAGCCCCTCCGGCGGGAGGACCTCGAAGTGACACCCTTCCGTCTATAACAGCCTCAGCCGGGTAGCCCCAGCCGCCTGGCGAATCGGACGAACTCCTCGGTGTGGCGCAGTCGCGCAAAGTAGATATAGGTCGGCGCGTAAAGGACGGAGCTGTCTTCGCGGTTGAACCCTTCGTTCAGGATCTCAATGGCCTTGTGATCCTGCCCCGTCACCAGACACACCACGGCAAATTGCACCGCCTCCACTTCGCCTCGGTCCCATTTCTGCCCCACCTGCACGGCGAGACGGCGGGCAAGCTCCATGCGGCCGCGGGCCGCCGCAAGCGTCACGCGCAGTTGAACCGCGGCCCCTCCCGCTCCAAGCCGTTCTGCTTCCTGGATCTCGCCCTCCGCCTCGTCGAGCTTCCCCGAGAATTCGAGCGCCCGAGCCAACGTCAGCCGGCAAAGCGGTTTGTCGAAGAACAGGCGGACGAGCTCTCGCGACGCCGCTTCGAAATCACCCAGTCGTCCCGCGCGTAGGTATTCGGTCGCCAACTGGTAGTTCAGCGCAAGGTCGTCCGGGTGCGCGTCGAGTCCCCGCTGCAGCAGC is a genomic window containing:
- a CDS encoding ISNCY family transposase — translated: MMKLQEVLLKAMAKKITWWSAAEIIGVSDRTMRRWRERLEEHGYSGLADRRKGRPSDKRVPLAMAEEVLRLYQETYYDLNMRHFHEKLREQHGIQLSYTWVQKALQGAGLVAKRGRRAKHRRRREPRPLPGMLLHIDGSKHQWFSDERWYDLIVILDDATKEIYYAQLVEEESTRTVMAGLRHVIESKGLFCALYSDRGSHFFVTPKAGGKVDKGRLTQVGRAMKELGVQMIAAYSPQARGRSERSFGTWQGRLPQELRLAGITTAERANEFLAERYIGEFNEKFTVEAKETGTAFRKTTRADLNWVFTVQTERVVDRDNTVAIGDQSWQLEKSRFRHSLAKSTVTIHEHLDGTVSIRFGPHVVGRYTAEGARLRDTRQSRKEDCGKGGPEEAEENREAVSHGSHRPLEIPPSRDSHFPTAPTTTRKVRPKTRKPPSASRKGSSGAVN
- a CDS encoding TOMM precursor leader peptide-binding protein — its product is MENPRPPSHSRRTILLPNGQPISIAEDGAYFDDAATPLPPAEQPNPFAAYQELAGARLAPAGIELIPIAAATDFLELVLGQQHVTCAAGAGLRVVVTDDYLRPEVAASVAAHPRCLLAKPVGKTLWLGPFFHESSHVCYACLHWWLTLNRYPQNSTLLANAPYAPDHSVAQTPSTEVMAAGWIATSATLLAAGLTIPDLTDGILHFDTVTQRITRSAVVPNGSCPHCAPHTSPAPLASLEGRYTGIVRQQASGSLLGAHVAIGRCLLSYPRHPHIGVIEPQQVGGKGTTPEEARNSLVGEALERYSLVYQGTEPLVRAAGCDIDAIPLNHLLCCASDQTTGLPEADDERPGLYDEHVPRLWAEVRPLAGGPTLYAPADYCYFWPLTLGDGPVCIADSNGCACGPDQASALLSGLLELIERDAVAIWWYNRIPRPALQVESVSDPHLRRMVAQARREGWSASILDITTEFGVSVYVASLRHQQDGRVALGSAADPDPAVAAAKALAEAALVEFWAMRPGPTSSLSRWLASITPERYPQAVPNGEIPLPPPPPDQSTAGHLDRCLRRLQSAGIAAYYLDLTRPETSWPVVRVLAPGLRPLAPHFGPGRLFDAPVRLGWREQPLRREDLEVTPFRL
- a CDS encoding ECF-type sigma factor codes for the protein MAEDPSIEITSLLKAIRDGQPTAADRLYAQVYVQLRQMARRHMRGERRDHSLQPSDLIHEAFLRLVQDCERDLNGRRHFFALASTIMRRILVDHARAKRAARRDFNAAIAGALDHNTPDQTIQIDQALERLARINDRQARVVEMRFFGGLTEDEIAEVLGITTRTVKRDWFMARAWLFGELGGQPPNNT